TGCTTTGTCGGAGGTGAACTCGGCAACGTATTCTTGGATGCCGGGAACTTTGCCGACGTGGGCGTTCTTGACGTAGAAGAACAGCGCGCGCGAAACCGGATAGTCGCCCGAAGCGATGTTTTCGAACGTCACGTCCTTGCCGTTGATCGAAGAACCC
This region of Magnetovibrio sp. genomic DNA includes:
- a CDS encoding substrate-binding domain-containing protein, translating into GSSINGKDVTFENIASGDYPVSRALFFYVKNAHVGKVPGIQEYVAEFTSDKAWGEEGYLADKGLIPMPKAERAKFADDAKALANLSM